One genomic window of Streptomyces sp. NBC_01276 includes the following:
- a CDS encoding rod shape-determining protein encodes MTVSLEQLRRCHVAVDLGAARTRVYVKGAGLVVDEPSVAAVNTRTGALIAVGSFAERMTGRTPDYIRVVRPVSGGTVVDIEMAQRMLRHLLGEKLRRALRRKPRLRAAACTPHDADPLAQRATVETLVGLGARRVELVDTLIAAAVGCGLPVEQPTATMIMVCGAAATQVAVLSLGSIVTAERIPVGGEAIDHAVVQHLRHAHELMLPSQAVRPLQLALHGNGITAEGPASTLIHGRDVATGLARSVHVDTAAVRDAIHTPLTAVLDGIGKILRECPPDLVADLTDRGIMMVGGSALLPGLDQMLRDATGMPVAIAERPDVCAVMGLGAILEGKIAPMVLNPLSE; translated from the coding sequence GTGACCGTCAGTCTTGAGCAGTTGCGCCGCTGCCACGTCGCCGTCGACCTGGGGGCCGCCAGGACCCGCGTCTACGTCAAGGGAGCCGGACTGGTCGTCGACGAGCCCAGCGTCGCCGCGGTGAACACGCGGACCGGCGCGCTCATCGCCGTCGGCTCCTTCGCCGAGCGGATGACGGGCCGCACGCCCGACTACATCCGGGTCGTACGGCCCGTCTCCGGCGGCACCGTGGTCGACATCGAGATGGCCCAGCGGATGCTGCGTCACCTCCTCGGCGAGAAGCTGCGGCGCGCCCTGCGCCGCAAGCCGCGGCTGCGGGCAGCCGCCTGCACCCCGCACGACGCCGACCCGCTCGCCCAGCGGGCGACCGTCGAGACCCTCGTCGGGCTCGGCGCCCGCCGCGTCGAACTGGTCGACACCCTGATCGCGGCGGCCGTCGGCTGCGGCCTGCCCGTGGAGCAGCCGACCGCGACGATGATCATGGTGTGCGGGGCGGCGGCCACCCAGGTGGCGGTCCTCTCCCTCGGCTCGATCGTCACCGCCGAGCGGATCCCCGTCGGCGGCGAGGCCATCGACCACGCCGTGGTCCAGCACCTGCGGCACGCGCACGAGCTGATGCTGCCGAGCCAGGCGGTGCGCCCCCTGCAACTGGCCCTGCACGGCAACGGCATCACCGCCGAGGGCCCGGCCTCCACCCTCATCCACGGCCGCGACGTGGCCACGGGACTCGCCCGCTCCGTCCACGTGGACACCGCGGCCGTCCGGGACGCCATCCACACCCCCCTGACCGCCGTCCTGGACGGCATCGGCAAGATCCTCCGGGAGTGCCCGCCCGACCTGGTCGCGGACCTGACGGACCGGGGGATCATGATGGTGGGAGGCAGCGCCCTGCTGCCGGGCCTGGACCAGATGCTGCGGGACGCGACCGGAATGCCCGTGGCCATCGCGGAACGGCCCGACGTGTGCGCCGTGATGGGTCTCGGCGCGATCCTCGAAGGAAAGATCGCCCCCATGGTCCTCAACCCGCTGTCCGAATGA
- a CDS encoding esterase/lipase family protein, producing the protein MLTTRQAILALPALCLALLAPVPAHAQDAPAVRAAPRVPVVFVHGYNADPGVWGALREDLRADGYADSELFSWGYDTHQSVNEVLSGRLAAYVDQVRRQTGAARVDIVGHSFGSLVSRWYVRFGGGAAAVDHWVSLAGPNHGTSTAWACALWDQACRDMTPGSYVVKNLASGDETPGAVKYATFWSACDEVVNPDDSVPLAGALNTPVGCLKHNDLLGDEATSAGVRAFLAS; encoded by the coding sequence ATGCTGACGACCCGCCAGGCGATCCTGGCCCTCCCGGCCCTCTGCCTCGCCCTCCTCGCGCCCGTCCCGGCCCACGCGCAGGACGCCCCGGCCGTCCGGGCCGCGCCGCGCGTTCCGGTGGTCTTCGTCCACGGCTACAACGCCGACCCTGGCGTCTGGGGCGCCCTGCGCGAGGACCTGCGCGCCGACGGGTACGCGGACTCGGAGCTCTTCTCCTGGGGTTACGACACCCATCAGTCGGTCAACGAGGTGCTCTCCGGACGGCTCGCCGCCTACGTCGACCAGGTCCGCCGGCAGACGGGCGCGGCCCGGGTGGACATCGTCGGCCACTCCTTCGGGTCGCTCGTCAGCCGCTGGTACGTCAGGTTCGGGGGCGGAGCCGCGGCCGTGGACCACTGGGTCTCCCTGGCCGGCCCCAACCACGGCACCTCCACCGCCTGGGCGTGCGCCCTGTGGGACCAGGCGTGCCGGGACATGACCCCCGGGTCGTACGTGGTGAAGAACCTGGCCTCGGGGGACGAGACCCCGGGCGCGGTGAAGTACGCGACGTTCTGGTCGGCGTGCGACGAGGTGGTCAACCCGGACGACAGCGTCCCGCTCGCCGGGGCCCTCAACACGCCGGTCGGCTGCCTGAAGCACAACGACCTGCTCGGCGACGAGGCCACCTCGGCCGGTGTCCGGGCCTTCCTCGCCTCCTAG